One part of the uncultured Bacteroides sp. genome encodes these proteins:
- a CDS encoding UDP-glucose/GDP-mannose dehydrogenase family protein yields the protein MKIAIVGTGYVGLVSGTCFAETGVDVTCVDVNQKKIEGLKNGIIPIYEPGLEEMVIRNIKENRLNFTTSLESCLDDVEVVFSAVGTPPDEDGSADLKYVLEVARTIGKHMNKYVLVVTKSTVPVGTAKKVRATIQEELDKRGVNIEFDVASNPEFLKEGNAINDFMSPDRVVVGVESERAKEVMTKLYKPFLLNNFRVIFMDIPSAEMTKYAANSMLATRISFMNDIANLCELVGADVNMVRSGIGSDTRIGRKFLYAGCGYGGSCFPKDVKALIKTAEKNGYLMRVLKAVEEVNQAQKSILFNKLNKHFNGNLEGKTIALWGLAFKPETDDMREAPALILIDLLLKAGCTVRVYDPAAMNEAKRRIGDCVYYAQDMYDALLDADALLMVTEWKQFRLPAWGVIKKTMRTPVVIDGRNIYDIDELKAMDVTYYCIGK from the coding sequence ATGAAAATAGCGATTGTAGGAACCGGTTATGTTGGTTTGGTTTCTGGAACATGTTTTGCAGAAACAGGAGTTGATGTTACTTGTGTAGACGTTAACCAAAAGAAAATTGAAGGTTTAAAAAATGGTATAATACCAATTTACGAACCTGGATTAGAAGAAATGGTAATTCGTAATATAAAAGAAAATCGCTTAAACTTTACTACATCTCTGGAAAGTTGCCTCGACGATGTTGAAGTTGTATTCAGCGCTGTAGGAACTCCACCAGATGAAGACGGAAGTGCCGACCTTAAATATGTTCTTGAAGTTGCCAGAACCATTGGAAAACACATGAACAAATATGTTTTAGTGGTTACTAAAAGTACAGTTCCTGTAGGGACTGCTAAAAAAGTAAGAGCTACTATTCAGGAAGAATTGGATAAACGGGGCGTGAATATAGAATTCGATGTAGCTTCTAATCCTGAGTTTCTAAAAGAAGGTAATGCTATTAATGACTTTATGAGCCCAGACAGAGTGGTTGTTGGTGTGGAATCAGAGCGCGCTAAGGAAGTTATGACAAAGTTATACAAACCATTCTTATTGAATAATTTTCGGGTAATATTTATGGATATCCCGTCTGCTGAGATGACGAAGTATGCTGCAAACTCAATGCTGGCTACACGAATTAGCTTTATGAACGATATTGCAAATCTTTGCGAATTAGTAGGAGCAGATGTAAATATGGTACGCAGCGGCATAGGGTCGGATACTCGTATCGGACGTAAATTTCTATATGCAGGATGTGGTTACGGCGGTTCCTGCTTTCCTAAAGATGTAAAGGCTTTAATCAAAACTGCTGAAAAAAACGGATATCTTATGCGTGTACTAAAAGCTGTAGAAGAAGTTAATCAAGCTCAAAAAAGTATTCTTTTTAATAAATTAAATAAGCATTTTAATGGGAATTTAGAAGGAAAAACTATAGCTTTGTGGGGACTAGCTTTCAAACCCGAAACAGACGATATGCGTGAGGCTCCAGCATTGATCTTAATAGATCTTCTGCTTAAAGCCGGATGTACTGTTCGTGTATATGATCCTGCGGCAATGAATGAAGCGAAGAGAAGGATAGGAGATTGCGTTTATTATGCGCAAGATATGTATGATGCTTTACTCGATGCAGACGCATTGTTAATGGTTACAGAATGGAAACAGTTCCGTTTACCAGCCTGGGGAGTAATAAAGAAAACTATGCGAACTCCTGTCGTAATTGATGGAAGAAATATATATGATATAGATGAACTGAAAGCAATGGATGTTACATACTATTGTATCGGTAAATAA